The following are encoded together in the Penicillium digitatum chromosome 3, complete sequence genome:
- a CDS encoding C2H2 finger domain protein, which yields MYRRRRPNASNHGITSESSYISPIDSDNDKPFEPNSSETDLTERECSPPAGRTIARKKPSPNTGIRSLPADLSNIERVHQARYQVPDDDTDEDLAQVPEDYGRSNKTKKLKLRLKERWAWFCQMKAMEPSVDSKWEDAEDALREASPNEMHRFLNWCLKLEYSPNGRRQKGYTKASALEADWKYFRIYYTRVTKHEMSKEMGEAVRTGMRYLVDKRGLDKQPRANVPV from the exons ATGTATCGCCGGAGGAGGCCCAATGCCAGCAACCACGGAATTACAAGCGAATCCTCTTATATCTCTCCCATCGATTCCGACAATGATAAACCGTTTGAGCCTAATTCCTCTGAAACCGATCTCACCGAGCGGGAGTGCTCCCCTCCAGCGGGTCGAACGATTGCTCGGAAGAAGCCAAGTCCAAATACTGGAATAAGATCGTTACCAGCAGACCTGTCGAACATAGAACGTGTCCACCAGGCCCGATACCAAGTCCCAGATGATGACACGGATGAGGACCTGGCCCAAGTGCCGGAGGATTACGGCCGATCCaacaaaacaaagaagttGAAACTTCGACTCAAAGAGCGTTGGGCTTG GTTCTGCCAAATGAAAGCGATGGAGCCCTCCGTCGATTCAAAATGGGAGGATGCAGAAGATGCACTGCGTGAGGCGTCTCCAAATGAGATGCATCGGTTTCTAAATTGGTGCCTCAAGTTGGAGTATAGTCCCAACGGTCGCCGTCAGAAAGGCTATACAAAGGCCAGCGCCCTTGAAGCGGATTGGAAGTATTTCCGAATCTACTATACACGAGTAACCAAACACGAGATGAGCAAAGAAATGGGTGAGGCAGTTCGCACG GGCATGAGATACTTAGTGGATAAGCGCGGTCTTGACAAACAACCGCGGGCAAATGTACCAGTTTAA
- a CDS encoding C2H2 finger domain protein, translated as MLDLQFKHLQISLQQDPYGGPPKPMIELEPQFVKSVLGMSKLNTFALPEIVYGVSLVFSPHVLLFIILFYVHAFEAPHLTSMEDLRRLLVEGGRQEMPLPLKRETDNYYVFPKVEVICGQPRISWETPMNGSTLDAQLRTSSEIHGFLNHFFSHQFRYGGGDLLDKSGFVSEAQRNVIMAHATSRTFIKHYRPRRHTGLQEIMCGLNPDEEFSKAVTRMSRWIDRRRPRYLSDADRQSVEKDPELQSAIRWQVDLETQCADRSQNPELRAMLEDQRRQVHNLRRRLQDKRRKAKRRDFSRKQAVIDIERQLTGGAVSDEPAREVLRKEFEMPSEQILLVETFFTWPTTDSLEDEWMRRNKAVDAGIQYCGFLEGGPLRGRRKRSALSDNDDAGPSSPARRIKHNTPLNTSWGNERTTGREQIPNAEQTFACFQCPKTYSDYNGVKRHFRTSHLTDRTCNFCDLSVLHEMHLRRHAGDVHGLRT; from the exons ATGCTTGATCTTCAGTTCAAGCATCTACAAATATCGCTCCAGCAGGATCCGTACGGAGGACCTCCGAAGCCGATGATAGAACTCGAGCCCCAGTTTGTGAAAAGCGTCCTGGGCATGTCGAAGCT AAACACGTTCGCGCTACCTGAAATTGTCTACGGTGTATCACTTGTCTTCAGCCCGCATGTTTTACTCTTCATTATATTATTTTATGTTCATGCCTTTGAAGCGCCTCACTTAACCTCGATGGAAGACCTTCGGAGATTGCTTGTCGAGGGCGGCCGACAGGAAATGCCACTTCCCTTGAAGAGAGAGACGGATAATTACTATGTTTTCCCGAAGGTTGAGGTGATCTGTGGCCAGCCCCGCATTTCGTGGGAGACGCCTATGAATGGTAGCACACTCGACGCACAACTCAGGACATCCAGTGAGATACACGGCTTCCTTAATCATTTCTTCTCTCACCAATTTCGATACGGAGGAGGTGATTTACTAGACAAGAGTG GTTTCGTCAGTGAAGCACAGCGTAATGTGATCATGGCCCACGCCACTAGCAGAACTTTTATCAAACATTATCGTCCCCGTCGGCATACTGGCTTACAAGAGATCATGTGCGGCCTCAATCCAGACGAAGAGTTCTCAAAAGCTGTGACTCGGATGAGCCGTTGGATTGATCGGCGGCGACCACGATACCTGAGCGACGCTGACCGGCAATCAGTGGAGAAAGACCCAGAACTGCAATCAGCTATACGCTGGCAAGTTGATTTAGAGACCCAGTGCGCTGATCGCTCTCAAAACCCAGAATTGCGAGCGATGCTGGAGGACCAGAGGCGACAAGTCCACAATTTGCGCCGTCGTCTGCAAGACAAACGACGGAAAGCAAAACGCCGCGATTTCAGTCGGAAACAGGCGGTGATTGACATTGAAAGACAGCTCACTGGTGGGGCTGTCAGTGATGAGCCTGCGCGCGAGGTATTACGGAAGGAGTTTGAAATGCCATCGGAGCAGATTCTTCTCGTGGAGACGTTCTTTACTTGGCCGACCACCGATTCATTAGAAGACGAATGGATGCGGCGCAACAAAGCTGTTGATGCTGGAATACAATATTGCGGCTTTCTGGAGGGTGGGCCCCTTCGGGGACGACGGAAGCGCTCTGCACTGTCCGACAATGACGATGCAGGTCCCTCTTCGCCAGCTCGAAGGATAAAACATAATACGCCGCTGAATACTTCGTGGGGGAATGAACGTACCACTGGCCGGGAACAGATCCCGAATGCAGAGCAAACATTCGCATGCTTCCAATGCCCCAAGACATACTCCGACTATAATGGAGTGAAGAGGCATTTTAGGACATCCCATTTGACGGACCGGACATGTAATTTCTGCGATTTGTCCGTCCTACACGAGATGCACTTGCGGAGGCATGCCGGGGATGTCCATGGCCTTCGAACATGA